A window of Halobacillus naozhouensis genomic DNA:
TGTTGAGCCAATCTATAGGTGAAGTAAAAGGTGTCGGGGAAAAGCTCCAAGCTCATTTGAATGAGCTTGGACTTTTTACAATTGAAGATTTGTTATTCTATTTCCCATATCGTTACGAAACGTATGAAATCAAGCCGCTAACCGAATTAATTCATAATGAGAAGGCGACTATTGAAGGAGTTTTAACGGCGGAACCAGCTGTGAACTATTACGGTAAAAAGAAATCACGCTTAACGATGACGCTGCAGGTGGAGCAATTTGCGGTTAAAGCGGTGATGTTTAATCGAGCTTTTGCCAAGAAACAGTTACATAAAGGCGATACCATCACGGTTACTGGCAAATGGGATCAGCATCGATTGCAAATCACTGTGAGCCAATTTAAAAAAGGCGAAGCCAAAAGTCAGGATCCGATTCAGCCCGTTTACACGTTGAAAGAAAGTGTAACATTGAAGACGTTAAGAAAGGTGATAAAAGCTGCCCTTGATGAGCATGCAGACGAAGTTACGGAAATTTTACCTGAAGAAACGATGCTTTCCTATAAGCTTCCAGACCGCAGACAAGCACTGTTGCAAATGCATTACCCTGAAAGCCGGATCATGCTCAAGCATGCGAAAAGGCGATTTATTTATGAAGAATTTCTCGTATTTCAACTAAAAATGCAGCTGCTAAGGAAACTTCATCGCGAGTCTACCAAAGGAAACGCACAAAACTATAATAATGATCAATTAACCGGCTTTGTCCAGGACCTTCCTTTTGAATTGACCGCTGCCCAAAAACGATCGCTGGCAGAGATCTTAAAGGATATGAAGAGTCCTTACCGGATGAACCGGCTTCTGCAAGGGGATGTAGGATCAGGGAAAACAGCCGTTGCGGCGATTGCACTATATGCCTCGATTACGATAGGGAAGCAAGGTGCCCTCATGGTTCCTACTGAAATTCTTGCCGAACAGCATTACCATTCTCTTAGTCAGATGTTTGCCGGTAGGGCCCGCGTAGTTTTGTTAACAGGTTCTGTTAAAGGTAAAAAACGCAAAGAGGTTCTGCAGTCCATCCAGGCGCACGAAGTGGATATTATAGTGGGGACACATGCCCTGATTCAAGAAGAAGTTGAATTTAATGAGCTGGGTTTTGTGATCGTTGATGAGCAGCATCGCTTCGGAGTTAACCAGCGCCGTGCGTTAAGAGGGAAAGGCTTAAGTCCGGACGTCTTATTCATGACGGCAACACCTATTCCAAGAACCCTGGCGATTACAGCGTTCGGTGATATGGACGTATCGGTGATTGATGAGATGCCAGCCGGCCGAAAACCAGTTGAAACCTACTGGATTAAAGGAGAAATGACGGATCGTGTGCTGGGTTTTATTGAAAAAGTGGTCAGGAATGGTCAGCAGGCATATGTAATTTGTCCGTTAATTGAGGAATCTGATCAGTTAGACATCCAAAATGCAGTTGATTTATACCAGCAAATTGCTGAAGTCTACGAACCCAATATTTCAGTTGGCCTAATGCACGGACGCCTTCATAATGAGGAAAAAGAAGAAGTGATGAAGCGTTTCGCAGAGAATGAACTGCAGGTGCTCGTGTCAACGACAGTCGTTGAGGTAGGGGTGAATGTCCCGAATGCAACTGTGATGGTGATTCATGACGCGGAACGATTTGGTCTTTCACAGCTTCATCAACTGCGGGGACGTGTCGGCCGAGGCCATGAGCAAAGTTATTGTATTTTACTCGCTGATCCTAAGGGAGATGTAGGCAAAGAACGAATGCGTATTATGACTGAAACGACTGATGGATTTGAGCTATCTGAGCAGGATTTAAAACTGAGAGGTCCTGGAGACTTTTTTGGCAGAAAACAAAGCGGACTGCCTGAATTTAAAGTGGGTGACATGGTTCATGACTATCGGGCACTTGAAACGGCCAGAGCCGATGCAGCCGAAATAATAGTGAACGGTTCGTTGGTTCATGATGAACAATTTAGGCCGTTGAAAGAGCTCATTGAGCAAGATGAGCATATTAGTGGTGAGATCCTTGATTAAAAAATGAGTGAGAGCTTGGAAAAAATTAATTTTATCAGATGAAAATAATCCGAACTATTATTCGTGCTTATAATTCGCTTCGAAAATATACTTCGCTTTCCGCGGGAGGCTGTTGAGTCTCCTCGTGCTGGCGCATTGCAGGGTCTCACCTAGGCCTTTCCTCCCGCAGGAGTCTTCGTATATTTTCTCCGCTAAAGCAGCGCATCATTCGTCTTTTTACTTAAGAGGTATAGTTATGTCCCTGCCTCGTTCAATGTTGGCACATGCCCCACAGGACGTGCCGATTTTAACCGAACTTCCTTTATCTGGTCCTTACCCGAATACTCTCTGCCGCGGCAACCCGGGTCACTTGTGCTTTAGCTCATTTGTATGTTTTTATCGTTTCCTCGAACAATATAGGGAAACTATTGCGTAATTGATTCAGGTATTATATATTACTGTTAGTACCTAGTCATAAAAAATGTGGCAATCGAACGGTGGGAACGTGATGAAACGTACGAAACAAATGAGGCAAAGTGAATTAAAATCAACCATTGAAGCCACTCCCTTCATAACAGATGAGACCCTGGCAAACCAATTCGGTGTAAGTATCCAAACCATCCGCCTCGATCGGATGGAGTTATCTATTCCTGAATTAAGAGAACGGATCAAATCTGTGGCTACCCAGGAATGGAACGAAACGGTTAAAGCTCTTCCTATTGAGGAAGTTATCGGGGAAGTAGTCGATTTGGAACTGGATCAACGTGCCATTTCCATTTTGGATATTAAAGCGGAACATGTTTTCTCAAGAAATCACATCGCCCGAGGACATCATTTGTTTGCCCAGGCAAATTCCCTTGCTGTAGCTGTAATTGATGAGGAGCTGGCCCTTACAGCTGAGTCGAGGATTCGCTTTATGCGGCAGGTTAAGCAAGGAGAGCGTGTCATAGCTAAGGCATTCGTCCGAGGTGATGATGATAAAGGGCGCACGCTAGTGGATGTGCACAGCTTTGTAGAAAATGAGGAAGTGTTCGCAGGTACATTTGAAATGTTTCGTCAGCAAGAGTCAAAGGAGTGAAGCAAGTAATGAAACTAGCAATAGATGCTATGGGCGGAGATCATGCTCCTGAGTCGATCGTCAAGGGGGCGGTACAAGCCGTGTCCAAGATTGATGACCTGTCAATAACCTTGATAGGTGATGAACAACAAATCAATCCTTTACTAGGTGATACAGCAAATATTTCGGTTATACATACAGATGAAAAGATTACGTCAGATGATGAGCCTGTTAGAGCTGTTCGCAAAAAAAAGACGGCCTCGATGGTCTTGATGGCAAAAGAAGTAAGCGAAGGCAGAGCTGAAGGATGCATATCAGCTGGGAATACAGGGGCGCTCATGAGTGCCGGCTTATTTATTGTCGGCCGAATGAAAGGAATCGACCGTCCGGCTTTAAGCCCTACACTCCCTACAGAAGATGGCAAAGGCTTTCTGCTGCTTGATGTTGGAGCCAATGTGGATGCTAAACCGAATCACTTACTGCAATACGCGGTTATGGGTTCCATTTATAGCGAAAAAGTCCGTGAAATCTCTCGGCCAAGAGTAGGTTTATTGAATGTAGGGACAGAGGACGGTAAAGGAAGCGAGTTGACCAAGCAGGTGTTCAAGCTGTTATCAGACGCACCGATTAACTTTGTTGGCAATGTCGAAGCAAGAGATTTATTAACGGGCGTTGCTGATGTAGTCGTGACCGATGGATTTACGGGAAACGTCACACTCAAAACACTTGAGGGAACCGCGATGACAATGTTTTCGATGATGAAGAAAACATTTATGTCCAGCTTTAAAACGAAGCTTGCAGCTGGGCTTGTCAAAAACGATTTGAAACAGTTAAAGGACCAGCTGGATTACTCTGAGTACGGAGGCGCAGGCTTGTTTGGCCTGGCTGCCCCTGTCATAAAAGCTCATGGGTCTTCTAATGAACGGGCGGTTTATAATGCGATTCGACAAGCGTGTGAAATGATCGAACGAAACGTGTCCACAACCATTGCTGGTACCATGGAAGAACTTCAAGCGAAGGAGGATCATGAATGAAACGTATAGCATATATTTTTCCAGGCCAAGGCTCTCAGGAGGTTGGCATGGGACAGGACATGTACGAAACCTATCCGCAAGTAAAAGAATTATTCGACGCAGCTGATGAGGCATTAGGTTATTCGCTGACTTCCTTAATGTTTGAAGGACCGGCTGAGGAATTAACGAAAACCGAAAACGCCCAGCCAGCACTATTATTAAACAGTGTTGCGATGGCAAAGGTGTTAGAGGAAGAAGGCGTTACACCAGCTATGACGGCTGGGCACAGTTTAGGGGAATACAGTGCCTTAGTCAGTGCGGGTTCCCTTGACGCTATTGACGCGGTTAAGCTTGTCCATACACGAGGTAAATTAATGGAAGAAGCCTATCCGACAGGGTTAGGAGCCATGGCAGCAGTTCTAGGTTTGGACAAGGA
This region includes:
- the recG gene encoding ATP-dependent DNA helicase RecG; its protein translation is MLSQSIGEVKGVGEKLQAHLNELGLFTIEDLLFYFPYRYETYEIKPLTELIHNEKATIEGVLTAEPAVNYYGKKKSRLTMTLQVEQFAVKAVMFNRAFAKKQLHKGDTITVTGKWDQHRLQITVSQFKKGEAKSQDPIQPVYTLKESVTLKTLRKVIKAALDEHADEVTEILPEETMLSYKLPDRRQALLQMHYPESRIMLKHAKRRFIYEEFLVFQLKMQLLRKLHRESTKGNAQNYNNDQLTGFVQDLPFELTAAQKRSLAEILKDMKSPYRMNRLLQGDVGSGKTAVAAIALYASITIGKQGALMVPTEILAEQHYHSLSQMFAGRARVVLLTGSVKGKKRKEVLQSIQAHEVDIIVGTHALIQEEVEFNELGFVIVDEQHRFGVNQRRALRGKGLSPDVLFMTATPIPRTLAITAFGDMDVSVIDEMPAGRKPVETYWIKGEMTDRVLGFIEKVVRNGQQAYVICPLIEESDQLDIQNAVDLYQQIAEVYEPNISVGLMHGRLHNEEKEEVMKRFAENELQVLVSTTVVEVGVNVPNATVMVIHDAERFGLSQLHQLRGRVGRGHEQSYCILLADPKGDVGKERMRIMTETTDGFELSEQDLKLRGPGDFFGRKQSGLPEFKVGDMVHDYRALETARADAAEIIVNGSLVHDEQFRPLKELIEQDEHISGEILD
- the fapR gene encoding transcription factor FapR; its protein translation is MKRTKQMRQSELKSTIEATPFITDETLANQFGVSIQTIRLDRMELSIPELRERIKSVATQEWNETVKALPIEEVIGEVVDLELDQRAISILDIKAEHVFSRNHIARGHHLFAQANSLAVAVIDEELALTAESRIRFMRQVKQGERVIAKAFVRGDDDKGRTLVDVHSFVENEEVFAGTFEMFRQQESKE
- the plsX gene encoding phosphate acyltransferase PlsX, which translates into the protein MKLAIDAMGGDHAPESIVKGAVQAVSKIDDLSITLIGDEQQINPLLGDTANISVIHTDEKITSDDEPVRAVRKKKTASMVLMAKEVSEGRAEGCISAGNTGALMSAGLFIVGRMKGIDRPALSPTLPTEDGKGFLLLDVGANVDAKPNHLLQYAVMGSIYSEKVREISRPRVGLLNVGTEDGKGSELTKQVFKLLSDAPINFVGNVEARDLLTGVADVVVTDGFTGNVTLKTLEGTAMTMFSMMKKTFMSSFKTKLAAGLVKNDLKQLKDQLDYSEYGGAGLFGLAAPVIKAHGSSNERAVYNAIRQACEMIERNVSTTIAGTMEELQAKEDHE